In Thermosynechococcus sichuanensis E542, a single genomic region encodes these proteins:
- the glmM gene encoding phosphoglucosamine mutase, with product MTGQQPIRFGTDGIRGRAGELLTPNLALSLGYWVGEVLRQTTDAPQRPFIIGQDSRNSSDMLATALAAGLTAAGFEVWNVGLCPTPCIAYLTATTEAIGGAMISASHNPPADNGIKIFGSDGSKLSPDLQKEIEAHLNAGLSLPHTEQWGHLHHRPELLQRYRHAVQAPLEDRQPLRGLRVVLDLAWGSAVSVAPTVFHALGAEVIALHDRADGDRINVNCGSTHLEPLQQAVRETRAAMGFAFDGDADRVLAVDSQGRVVDGDHILYFWGQRLQSQAQLPKDLIVATVMSNLGFERAWQARGGQLVRAAVGDQYVHAEMLRHGAMLGGEQSGHILCRHYGVGGDGLLTAVHLATLVQDSRLSLAQLRDQSFTAYPQILRNVRVEDRQRRLHWQECEPLQQMIAKAQLDMGDRGRVLVRASGTEPVIRVMVEAEQQSVADYWTETLVQTVTAHLAA from the coding sequence ATGACTGGGCAGCAGCCGATTCGGTTTGGCACCGATGGCATTCGCGGACGCGCCGGGGAGTTGCTAACCCCCAACTTGGCCTTGAGTTTGGGATATTGGGTAGGAGAAGTCCTGCGGCAGACTACGGATGCACCCCAGCGCCCCTTTATTATTGGTCAAGACTCCCGCAACTCCAGCGATATGTTGGCCACAGCCTTGGCCGCAGGGTTAACCGCCGCTGGTTTTGAAGTGTGGAATGTGGGCTTGTGTCCGACCCCCTGCATTGCCTACCTAACGGCCACCACAGAAGCCATTGGTGGCGCCATGATTTCCGCCAGTCACAATCCGCCCGCCGATAACGGCATTAAAATTTTTGGCAGTGATGGCAGCAAGCTCAGTCCTGATCTGCAAAAAGAAATTGAAGCGCACCTCAATGCTGGCTTATCCCTGCCCCATACGGAGCAGTGGGGGCATTTGCATCATCGTCCCGAACTGCTTCAGCGCTATCGCCATGCCGTGCAAGCCCCCCTTGAGGATCGTCAACCGCTGCGGGGACTGCGGGTGGTGTTGGATTTGGCTTGGGGATCTGCGGTATCAGTGGCACCGACGGTATTCCATGCCTTAGGGGCTGAGGTGATTGCGCTTCACGATCGCGCCGATGGCGATCGCATTAATGTCAACTGCGGTTCGACCCATTTAGAGCCGTTGCAACAGGCTGTCCGTGAAACCCGTGCTGCGATGGGGTTTGCCTTTGATGGCGATGCTGATCGCGTGCTGGCAGTGGATAGTCAAGGACGGGTGGTTGATGGCGATCACATTCTCTATTTCTGGGGACAACGGCTCCAGTCGCAGGCACAACTGCCCAAGGATTTGATTGTCGCCACTGTGATGTCGAATCTGGGCTTTGAGCGGGCTTGGCAAGCGCGGGGTGGACAACTGGTGCGGGCAGCGGTGGGCGATCAATACGTCCATGCAGAGATGTTGCGCCACGGTGCCATGCTGGGGGGAGAACAGTCGGGACATATTCTCTGCCGTCACTATGGCGTGGGGGGAGATGGCTTACTCACAGCCGTTCATTTAGCGACCCTGGTTCAGGATTCCCGTCTATCCTTGGCACAACTGCGAGACCAAAGTTTTACCGCCTATCCGCAAATTCTGCGCAATGTCCGTGTTGAGGATCGGCAGCGGCGACTCCATTGGCAAGAGTGTGAACCTCTGCAACAGATGATTGCGAAAGCCCAACTGGATATGGGCGATCGCGGGCGAGTCCTGGTACGTGCCTCCGGTACAGAACCCGTCATCCGGGTGATGGTGGAAGCAGAGCAGCAGAGTGTTGCTGATTATTGGACAGAAACCCTCGTACAAACAGTGACTGCTCACTTGGCTGCCTAG
- a CDS encoding anion transporter, translating to MLRSLLQLLILALSYGALALGGVPGLRMNRATIALVSAALLIALGAIDLPTAWQAIDPQTIVFLLSMMIVNAYLGLSGFFQIAMVTVVRFSSSPLGLLVFLTVATGILSAVFLNDTLALVTTPLTLRITHVLGLNPVPYLLAIAGATNIGSVATLSGNPQNILVGSFSHLGYLPFAQVMVPVAVLGLGLQVIWLWWLYPGVRSRQPCTLVTLQPAKVQKGLLHKTLLVSGLMFLAFLLGFPLAESSLLAAAALLVTRRLKPERVLAQVDWSLLVLFAGLFILTRCIQNFDLLAVLRPWVNQPLPLVLITALLSNLISNVPTVLLLAQFIPKGADQLWYLLAATSTLAGNLTLFGAVANLITVEAAASSGHRFSFWQHLRFGAPLTVLTLAIAYVWIVSQT from the coding sequence GTGCTGCGGTCTCTCCTGCAACTCCTGATCCTTGCCCTCAGCTACGGTGCCTTAGCCCTAGGAGGGGTACCGGGGCTACGCATGAATCGAGCGACGATCGCCCTTGTGAGTGCGGCGCTTTTGATTGCCCTAGGGGCGATTGATCTCCCCACCGCATGGCAAGCGATTGATCCGCAAACCATCGTGTTCTTGCTCAGCATGATGATTGTCAATGCTTATCTGGGCTTGAGCGGCTTTTTTCAAATCGCGATGGTGACCGTGGTGCGCTTTAGTAGCAGTCCCTTGGGGTTACTAGTGTTTCTCACTGTGGCAACGGGAATCCTATCCGCAGTCTTTCTCAACGATACCCTTGCCCTTGTAACGACGCCTCTAACCTTGCGCATTACCCATGTCTTGGGCTTGAATCCAGTGCCCTATCTGCTGGCGATCGCTGGTGCAACCAATATCGGCTCGGTGGCCACCCTCAGCGGCAATCCCCAAAATATCCTTGTTGGCTCGTTTTCTCATCTGGGGTATCTTCCGTTTGCCCAAGTGATGGTACCTGTAGCGGTATTGGGGTTAGGGTTGCAAGTGATTTGGTTATGGTGGCTGTATCCGGGGGTGCGATCGCGCCAACCCTGTACATTGGTGACTCTCCAACCGGCCAAGGTGCAAAAAGGGTTACTGCACAAGACACTGCTTGTCTCTGGACTGATGTTTTTGGCCTTTCTGCTGGGTTTTCCCTTGGCAGAATCCTCTCTATTGGCGGCAGCGGCTTTACTGGTCACCCGTCGTCTCAAGCCAGAGCGGGTTCTTGCTCAGGTGGATTGGTCACTATTAGTGCTGTTTGCGGGTCTGTTTATTCTTACCCGCTGTATTCAAAACTTTGATTTATTGGCCGTTTTGCGCCCTTGGGTGAATCAGCCCTTGCCCCTCGTGTTGATTACAGCACTGCTGTCAAATTTAATTTCTAACGTCCCGACCGTGCTGTTGCTCGCGCAGTTTATCCCCAAGGGTGCCGATCAACTTTGGTACCTACTGGCAGCCACAAGTACCCTCGCGGGCAATCTCACCCTTTTTGGTGCTGTGGCTAATTTAATTACCGTTGAGGCCGCTGCTAGCTCAGGACACCGTTTTTCCTTTTGGCAGCATTTACGCTTTGGTGCGCCCCTGACAGTGTTAACGCTAGCGATCGCCTACGTTTGGATCGTGAGTCAGACCTAG
- a CDS encoding replication restart DNA helicase PriA produces MVTMQTIHCPHCGKLALRQRYGSVSHTQCPHCDYVLTMCDRTGRVLEAYTPEITHVGQYGANLTCTIERTRALC; encoded by the coding sequence ATGGTTACCATGCAAACGATTCACTGTCCTCACTGTGGTAAATTAGCCCTTCGCCAACGCTATGGCTCTGTGAGTCACACCCAGTGTCCCCACTGTGATTACGTCCTAACAATGTGCGATCGCACAGGACGGGTGTTAGAGGCCTACACGCCTGAAATTACCCATGTGGGTCAGTATGGCGCCAACCTCACCTGCACCATAGAGCGAACACGGGCACTGTGCTAG
- a CDS encoding methylenetetrahydrofolate reductase, whose protein sequence is MSVSGFQAACEQGEFLITAEVCPPKGRDASTMLRQAAHLKGRVHAVNVTDGSRAVLRMSSWAAAYLLQQQGLEPICQMACRDRNRIALQADLMGIAALGLRNILALTGDPVKAGDHPQAKPVFDLESVRLLRVIGQLNQGVDSEDRPLPDGATQFFAGAAVDPQSPSWSGLQQRFERKLAAGAQFFQTQLITDFERLAKFMDQIAAGCGRPILAGIFLLKSAKNALFINRAVPGASIPQHIIDRLAAAADPLDEGIMIAAEQVQQARQLCQGVHLMAVRREDLIPEILNRAGIAPLSASPAPRAKMPHNP, encoded by the coding sequence TTGTCTGTCTCGGGTTTTCAAGCTGCCTGTGAGCAGGGTGAGTTTCTCATCACCGCAGAGGTGTGCCCCCCCAAGGGGAGAGATGCCAGTACAATGTTGCGCCAAGCAGCCCATCTCAAGGGGCGAGTTCATGCTGTCAATGTTACCGATGGCAGTCGTGCTGTCTTACGGATGAGTTCTTGGGCAGCAGCTTATTTATTGCAACAACAGGGATTGGAACCCATTTGCCAAATGGCCTGTCGCGATCGCAACCGCATTGCCCTGCAAGCGGATTTGATGGGTATTGCCGCTCTTGGTTTACGCAATATTTTGGCACTCACAGGCGACCCCGTCAAAGCAGGGGATCATCCCCAAGCCAAACCCGTTTTTGATTTGGAATCTGTGCGGCTATTGCGCGTCATTGGCCAACTCAATCAAGGGGTAGATAGCGAAGACCGTCCTTTACCAGATGGAGCGACGCAATTTTTTGCCGGGGCAGCAGTTGATCCCCAATCCCCCAGTTGGTCCGGATTACAGCAACGGTTTGAACGCAAATTAGCAGCGGGTGCCCAGTTTTTTCAAACGCAGTTGATTACCGACTTTGAGCGGCTAGCCAAGTTTATGGATCAGATTGCCGCGGGCTGTGGTCGGCCTATTCTCGCTGGAATTTTTCTTCTCAAGTCGGCTAAAAATGCTCTGTTTATCAATCGTGCGGTGCCGGGGGCTTCGATTCCTCAGCACATTATCGATCGCCTCGCTGCCGCTGCTGATCCCTTGGATGAAGGAATTATGATTGCTGCTGAGCAAGTCCAACAGGCACGGCAACTTTGCCAGGGGGTGCATTTAATGGCAGTGCGTCGAGAGGACTTGATTCCGGAAATTCTCAACCGAGCGGGAATTGCTCCCCTTAGCGCGTCACCTGCACCCCGCGCCAAAATGCCACATAACCCTTGA
- a CDS encoding N-acetylmuramoyl-L-alanine amidase, which translates to MVSSLQPAPALGSLQVVYPPREHATSAPQIFFIGTAPPQVVVTLNGQVISDRSPAGHFAPSIPLQPGLNRITLQAGDQRLDFAITRTVPQVPTTLQPLEPTADLVRLANEIVCFTAAAPSDRAVQVQVGQRILPLEPLPPQVQLPSNLAALIDQADVVTPRPSLYRNCLQLSQVGDYGQIQWQFDNQRQLGARIRVAEPTQLPVVEVTRSLGGVARTGPGTDYSRLTPLPVGTRARVRGQTGDWLHLDYGGWIRANEVRFLSSALPTTATIRSITSRQLAGWTEISFPLDVPVPISIQQGDRQFTLTLHNTIPQTDIIRLDADPVIQRLDGYPVDQQRVEYRFTLHHRQQWGYRVAYEGNRLVLQLRHPPQLQRGTQPLRGIKILLDPGHGGPEDLGARGPDGTPEKVVTLALAKKLAPELERLGATVILTRTEDIDLDLPDRLLAIESAQPTLALSLHYNALPDAGDARNTQGIGTFWYHPQSHDLAIFLEGYLSQRLRRQQYGVFWNNLALTRPTIAPAVLLELGFMIHPEEFEWIVNPQAQAELARTLAQGILEWLQQARRH; encoded by the coding sequence ATGGTGAGTTCACTCCAGCCAGCACCGGCACTGGGGTCACTGCAAGTGGTTTATCCGCCGCGAGAGCACGCCACCAGTGCCCCTCAGATTTTCTTTATTGGCACAGCACCGCCACAGGTTGTGGTGACGCTCAATGGTCAAGTGATTAGCGATCGCTCGCCAGCGGGACACTTTGCCCCCAGTATTCCCCTGCAACCCGGGTTGAATCGCATCACCCTTCAAGCGGGGGATCAGCGCCTTGACTTTGCCATCACCCGCACGGTGCCCCAAGTACCGACCACCCTACAACCCCTAGAACCAACCGCCGATTTAGTGCGTCTGGCCAATGAAATTGTTTGCTTTACCGCTGCTGCTCCTAGCGATCGCGCCGTTCAAGTCCAAGTGGGTCAGCGCATTCTGCCCCTAGAACCCCTACCGCCTCAAGTACAACTGCCGTCTAACCTTGCTGCCCTGATTGATCAAGCAGATGTGGTGACCCCTCGTCCTTCTCTCTACCGCAATTGCCTCCAGCTAAGCCAAGTGGGCGACTATGGCCAAATTCAGTGGCAATTTGACAACCAACGTCAGCTAGGTGCCCGCATTCGTGTGGCTGAGCCAACGCAATTACCTGTTGTTGAAGTCACCCGCTCCCTTGGGGGGGTAGCCCGCACTGGCCCCGGCACCGATTATTCACGGCTAACGCCCTTGCCAGTGGGAACGCGAGCACGGGTGCGAGGACAAACGGGGGACTGGCTGCATTTGGACTATGGGGGGTGGATCCGCGCCAATGAAGTGCGCTTCCTCTCCAGTGCTCTGCCAACAACCGCCACCATCCGCAGTATTACCAGCCGCCAGCTTGCCGGTTGGACAGAAATCAGCTTTCCCTTGGATGTACCCGTACCGATTTCAATTCAGCAGGGCGATCGCCAGTTCACGCTGACACTCCACAACACGATTCCCCAAACCGACATCATTCGCCTCGATGCCGATCCCGTGATTCAACGCCTTGATGGGTATCCTGTTGATCAACAGCGGGTGGAGTATCGTTTTACGCTGCATCATCGCCAACAGTGGGGCTATCGTGTGGCCTATGAGGGGAATCGGCTGGTGCTGCAACTGCGTCATCCACCCCAACTCCAACGGGGAACACAACCCCTGCGGGGGATTAAAATTCTCCTTGATCCCGGCCATGGCGGACCTGAGGACTTAGGCGCACGGGGTCCAGATGGTACCCCAGAGAAGGTCGTCACATTGGCACTGGCCAAAAAACTGGCACCTGAGCTAGAACGCCTTGGGGCAACGGTCATTTTGACGCGCACAGAGGATATTGATCTGGACTTGCCCGATCGCCTGCTCGCCATTGAATCCGCCCAACCCACCCTTGCCCTGAGCTTGCACTACAATGCTCTCCCCGATGCTGGCGATGCCCGCAATACCCAAGGAATTGGCACCTTTTGGTATCACCCCCAAAGCCATGACCTTGCGATTTTCCTAGAGGGGTATCTCAGTCAGCGACTGCGGCGGCAGCAGTACGGTGTGTTTTGGAATAACCTTGCTCTCACTCGTCCCACAATTGCCCCTGCGGTGCTGCTGGAACTGGGCTTTATGATTCACCCTGAGGAGTTTGAGTGGATTGTTAACCCGCAAGCCCAAGCTGAGCTTGCCCGCACCCTTGCCCAAGGCATTCTTGAATGGTTGCAGCAGGCTAGGCGGCACTAA
- a CDS encoding transglutaminase family protein, whose protein sequence is MKYRIYHQTTYTYSAPVALAPHDLRLIPRSDGHQRLRSLSLQILPTPQGQSTVLDVHGNHIQRYWWSPQPTTSLMIQVTSEVETYCNNPFNYLLDSWATTLPFDYPQRLATSLYPYLSPPVDPVAYELAWQILANSDGSVLTFLSDLNNKIYRTCQHQIRETGAPWPPCVTWAKQMGSCRDTAVLLIHACRAVGLAARFVSGYQEGDLDNPERHLHAWVEVYLPGAGWRGYDPTHGLAVSDRHIALVSAADPADAAPIQGALRGQGVTSTMTYQLQIQRLS, encoded by the coding sequence ATGAAATACCGCATTTATCATCAAACTACCTACACCTACAGCGCTCCCGTTGCCCTTGCGCCCCATGATTTGCGCTTGATCCCCCGCAGTGATGGCCACCAACGCCTGCGATCGCTCTCCCTCCAGATTTTACCCACACCCCAAGGCCAAAGTACCGTCCTCGATGTCCATGGCAACCACATTCAGCGCTACTGGTGGTCACCACAGCCCACCACCTCCCTGATGATTCAGGTCACCTCTGAGGTAGAAACCTATTGCAACAATCCCTTTAACTATTTGCTTGACTCGTGGGCAACCACACTCCCTTTTGACTATCCGCAGCGGCTGGCAACGAGCCTATATCCCTATCTATCACCGCCAGTGGATCCGGTTGCCTATGAATTGGCTTGGCAAATTTTAGCCAATAGTGATGGCAGTGTTCTCACATTTCTCAGTGATCTCAATAACAAAATTTACCGCACCTGTCAGCACCAAATTCGCGAAACTGGCGCCCCTTGGCCCCCCTGTGTGACTTGGGCAAAACAAATGGGTTCCTGTCGCGATACGGCAGTCTTGTTGATCCATGCCTGTCGGGCTGTGGGCTTAGCAGCGCGGTTTGTCAGTGGCTATCAGGAAGGCGACTTGGATAATCCTGAGCGGCACCTCCATGCCTGGGTAGAAGTGTATTTACCGGGGGCAGGCTGGCGTGGCTATGATCCCACCCACGGCCTAGCAGTGAGCGATCGCCACATCGCCCTTGTGTCTGCCGCCGATCCAGCAGATGCTGCCCCCATTCAAGGTGCTTTACGGGGACAAGGGGTTACCTCAACCATGACCTATCAACTCCAGATTCAGCGCCTCTCCTAG
- the rfaE1 gene encoding D-glycero-beta-D-manno-heptose-7-phosphate kinase: MLPPDLRQQLQSSQGRLLHLLESFSAARVLVVGDLTLDEFLTGQVERLSREAPVLILRHEFTRQVPGGGANAIYNLAQLGAQVQAVGLVGADPQGEALCGIFQRAGIDTRGIFKDGDRPTVTKTRISGHARQSVTQQIVRVDRKSDDLPAPALQEALAAFIRQQVGAADAVVCSDYGDGVFTPPVIAAALQHERTIVDSQRDLARYRGAFLFTPNLPEAEAAVGYPIRTEADVLRAGEDLLDLTGAKYMLITRGDAGMSLFSRETAPYHLPAFNRTDVFDVTGAGDTVVAALTLALVAGASLWEAAVLGNLAASIVVRQFGTATTSTAEMAAALHHLLED, from the coding sequence ATGTTACCACCCGACCTGCGCCAGCAATTGCAATCGTCCCAAGGGCGACTCCTACACTTGTTGGAGTCCTTTTCCGCAGCACGGGTGCTGGTGGTGGGAGATCTCACCCTCGATGAATTCCTCACGGGTCAGGTGGAGCGCCTCTCGCGGGAAGCCCCTGTGCTGATTTTGCGCCATGAGTTTACCCGCCAAGTCCCCGGCGGCGGTGCCAATGCCATCTACAATTTGGCCCAGTTGGGTGCTCAGGTGCAGGCCGTTGGTCTGGTGGGTGCAGATCCCCAGGGGGAAGCCCTCTGTGGCATTTTTCAAAGGGCGGGGATTGATACGCGGGGTATCTTTAAGGACGGCGATCGCCCCACAGTGACAAAAACGCGCATCTCAGGTCATGCTCGTCAGTCGGTGACACAGCAAATTGTGCGGGTGGATCGCAAGTCCGATGATCTGCCTGCCCCGGCGCTTCAGGAGGCGCTAGCGGCCTTTATTCGTCAGCAGGTGGGGGCTGCCGATGCGGTGGTTTGCTCCGACTATGGCGATGGCGTCTTTACCCCCCCTGTGATTGCCGCTGCCCTACAGCATGAGCGGACAATTGTGGACAGCCAACGGGATTTAGCCCGTTACCGCGGTGCTTTTCTATTTACGCCGAACCTGCCAGAAGCAGAGGCAGCGGTGGGTTACCCGATTCGGACGGAGGCAGACGTCCTGCGGGCTGGGGAAGATTTACTCGACTTGACGGGCGCTAAATATATGCTGATTACACGCGGCGATGCCGGTATGAGTCTCTTTAGTCGCGAGACGGCGCCCTACCATTTGCCCGCCTTTAACCGCACCGATGTCTTTGATGTCACTGGGGCGGGCGATACCGTTGTTGCTGCTTTAACCCTTGCCCTTGTGGCGGGTGCCAGTCTTTGGGAGGCGGCGGTTTTAGGCAATTTGGCCGCCAGTATTGTCGTACGCCAGTTTGGCACAGCCACCACATCCACCGCCGAGATGGCGGCAGCCCTGCACCATTTGCTGGAAGATTAG
- the cax gene encoding calcium/proton exchanger → MKRLVSIGFLVFIPLSIAAEKLEWGALTVFILAALAIVPLAIWLSTATEEVALATGPTIGGLLNALFGNATELIIAIVALRAGLVDIVKASITGTLMANLLLVMGLSMLLGGIRYKEQSFAPVVARVNASSMTVAIAAILLPAMVIYSSSSVPPTAISKMSVVAAIILILVYGLTLLFSLKTHSYLYDVSQVELGDEEGHHEQPNLPLWITVLIIATIGVAFESEIFVGAVEAATEGLGLTPLFTGVILLPLVGGAAEYVTAVGVALKNNMDLSVSIALGSSLLVALLVAPLLVLIGQFIGQPMDLNFSLFEVVTVIIAVVIANVISLDGRSNWLEGALLLATYGILGTAFFFHT, encoded by the coding sequence ATGAAGCGACTGGTTTCGATTGGTTTTTTGGTGTTTATTCCCCTCTCGATTGCTGCTGAGAAACTAGAATGGGGTGCCCTGACAGTCTTTATTTTGGCAGCACTGGCGATCGTGCCCTTGGCGATTTGGTTGAGCACCGCAACAGAGGAGGTCGCCCTTGCCACTGGCCCGACGATCGGGGGTCTATTGAATGCCCTCTTTGGAAATGCCACGGAACTGATTATTGCCATTGTGGCGCTGCGAGCGGGTTTAGTGGATATTGTCAAAGCCAGTATTACGGGCACCCTGATGGCGAACCTTTTGCTGGTGATGGGGTTATCCATGCTGCTGGGGGGCATTCGCTACAAGGAGCAATCCTTTGCCCCAGTGGTGGCACGGGTGAATGCTTCCTCGATGACGGTGGCGATCGCTGCCATTCTTTTGCCGGCAATGGTCATTTACTCCTCCAGCAGTGTGCCGCCAACCGCAATTTCCAAAATGTCCGTCGTGGCCGCGATCATTCTGATTCTGGTCTATGGGCTAACGTTACTCTTTTCCCTAAAAACCCACAGCTATCTTTACGATGTCAGTCAAGTGGAGCTGGGGGACGAAGAGGGGCACCACGAACAACCAAACCTACCCCTGTGGATCACTGTTCTGATTATTGCCACGATTGGGGTGGCCTTTGAGTCGGAAATTTTTGTCGGCGCCGTTGAGGCGGCAACGGAGGGCTTGGGTCTAACGCCCCTATTTACGGGGGTGATCCTCTTGCCCTTGGTGGGCGGTGCAGCGGAATATGTGACGGCGGTGGGGGTTGCCCTGAAAAACAATATGGATTTGTCCGTTTCCATCGCCTTGGGTTCATCCCTTTTGGTGGCGCTCTTGGTGGCACCGCTATTAGTGCTTATTGGCCAGTTCATTGGTCAGCCGATGGACTTGAACTTTAGTCTATTTGAAGTGGTGACAGTCATTATTGCGGTCGTGATTGCCAATGTGATTAGCCTCGATGGCCGCTCCAACTGGCTGGAGGGGGCGCTGCTTTTGGCCACCTATGGCATTCTCGGCACTGCCTTTTTCTTCCATACCTAG
- a CDS encoding DUF3084 domain-containing protein gives MAGYVLVLAVIILGGAIATVGDRLGSKVGKARLSWFNLRPRQTAVLITILTGSLISASTLAILFALSRELRDGVLRIDTIRRQQAAAEQELAETRAQKDEIEAELAQSQIELANIRQRLSQTNQVLEQAVNRQTLTEAELKQLQDRYTQAQKDLENFETQGARLRQEIQRLQRERQAIQGRLEDVAGQKAALETAIRTAQQRLAEVEGQKDRLQAEIDRIQDQLAVANQQQQVLRNQQRTLQQEIAALEASRQRLEENVNILLLGLRRGTIAIRTGQVLASAIIQNVKDPAQATQVIEELLREARRNAIVLNNPQNVKPTDQVIQITTEDVNRLRSQISDGQPYVVRILAAANYLQGESNILVVPQVARNQEVFREGENLATISLDPSQMTDEQILQRLDQLFTVSNQRAIASGVLPDPVTGSVGSFRQIELVKFVLDLKDHQGTVDISAVTPTSVYTAGPLTLSLVARQNQRVILRSG, from the coding sequence ATGGCTGGGTATGTTTTGGTCTTGGCCGTAATTATTCTTGGAGGCGCGATCGCGACAGTGGGCGATCGCCTTGGCTCAAAAGTGGGCAAAGCCCGATTGAGTTGGTTTAATTTGCGGCCTCGACAGACGGCTGTTCTCATTACCATTCTCACAGGCAGTTTAATTTCTGCCTCCACCCTTGCCATCCTCTTTGCCCTCAGCCGTGAATTGCGCGATGGCGTGCTGCGCATTGATACGATTCGCCGTCAACAAGCCGCGGCTGAACAAGAACTCGCGGAAACCCGTGCCCAAAAGGATGAAATTGAAGCGGAACTGGCGCAATCCCAAATTGAACTGGCCAACATTCGCCAACGCCTCAGTCAAACCAATCAAGTCCTAGAGCAGGCCGTCAATCGCCAAACCCTTACGGAAGCAGAACTGAAGCAGCTCCAAGACCGCTACACCCAAGCCCAAAAAGACCTCGAAAACTTTGAAACCCAAGGGGCACGCCTGCGGCAAGAAATCCAGCGCCTGCAACGGGAGCGACAAGCCATCCAAGGTCGCCTCGAGGATGTGGCTGGCCAAAAAGCAGCCCTAGAAACCGCCATTCGCACTGCTCAACAGCGCCTCGCCGAAGTTGAAGGTCAAAAGGATCGTCTCCAAGCAGAGATTGATCGCATTCAGGATCAATTGGCCGTTGCTAATCAGCAGCAGCAGGTCCTCCGCAATCAACAGCGCACACTTCAGCAGGAAATTGCTGCCCTTGAGGCCAGTCGGCAGCGCCTTGAGGAAAACGTGAACATCCTATTGTTGGGACTGCGGCGGGGGACGATCGCCATTCGCACAGGGCAAGTCTTGGCCTCGGCCATCATTCAAAATGTCAAGGATCCGGCTCAAGCCACCCAAGTTATTGAAGAACTGCTGCGGGAAGCGCGGCGCAATGCCATTGTTCTCAACAATCCTCAAAATGTGAAACCGACGGATCAGGTGATTCAAATTACCACCGAAGACGTGAACCGCCTGCGTAGCCAAATTAGTGATGGCCAGCCCTATGTGGTGCGGATTTTAGCAGCGGCCAATTATCTACAGGGGGAAAGTAATATTCTTGTGGTGCCGCAAGTGGCACGCAACCAAGAGGTGTTCCGCGAAGGTGAGAATTTAGCAACCATTTCCCTTGATCCTAGCCAGATGACCGATGAGCAAATTTTGCAGCGCTTGGATCAGTTGTTTACGGTGAGTAACCAGCGGGCGATCGCCTCCGGGGTGCTTCCCGATCCAGTCACTGGCAGTGTTGGCTCCTTTCGCCAAATTGAACTGGTGAAATTTGTCCTCGATCTCAAAGATCACCAAGGCACTGTTGATATTAGTGCGGTCACCCCCACCTCGGTTTATACTGCTGGCCCGCTAACGCTCTCCCTTGTCGCCCGCCAAAATCAGCGCGTGATCCTCCGCAGTGGTTAG
- a CDS encoding DUF3155 domain-containing protein produces MARRRKRKSRRRLEGRKILECVPQYSIESGEDKPVTAARKFIQAKGITPPALLLVKRNEHTTDRYFWAEKGLFGAQYVEENHFLFPSLRELAEEKMAATTR; encoded by the coding sequence TTGGCCAGAAGACGGAAGCGGAAGAGCCGGCGGCGTCTCGAAGGACGCAAAATTCTTGAGTGCGTACCTCAATATAGCATCGAAAGTGGCGAAGATAAACCTGTGACAGCGGCACGAAAATTTATTCAAGCCAAGGGGATCACTCCACCCGCTTTACTCCTTGTGAAGCGGAATGAGCACACCACCGATCGCTACTTCTGGGCAGAAAAGGGCTTGTTTGGTGCGCAGTACGTTGAAGAAAACCACTTTTTATTCCCTAGCCTAAGGGAACTTGCCGAAGAGAAAATGGCAGCCACCACTCGTTAG